The nucleotide sequence ATTGCTCCACAGTACCTGCTActaaaaaagtttaaaagtgTATTTACTGTGTTAAGAACATGTAAATATTGAAATGTTTGTAGCCTGGCTACAGATTGACTTTAACCACATGTGTACAAATGATGGTAAAATACCATAAAGCATTAAATATAAGAACATAGCATAAATGGACAACTTGGGCTTTATATTTGGTTGTTGCAATTCTTTGGAAAATGATAGTCCATATTTCGTTACTTGGTACTGTCTTACTACAATATTTTTTATGAGGTCTATTTACAGGGCTTGGCATAGGTAAGTTGGTAGAATATATAATGTTGGGGATTCTAGAATAagcagtaagggctctttcacacgctatgagtaagcatcacatgatgtgaaacatgtcagccacctttttcctgttgttcacttaattttgactgcatcgctatggttgttttttggatttcatttgtataataaagacatcgttttaaggagtgaggcagtccaggatcttcttctatgcaatgcacctgtgcatagccagcacccttttggtttagttggacggaagcaaagccaagggatcagcagtttttagagcggtatcatctgTGATGATCCGCccagtgaacctctgcttgctcagcgaggatcgctccgctgatccccgctgagccgccgGATGGCAGAGCGGTCCCCgcaccctgtcagatctctgctttCCCCTATTGGGGGGGaacggatgaacatggaccgtctgtctgtgttcagcCGAACCGATCCGCAGAcgaatggaaaaatagggttttcctccgtctgcagaattggGATTGCAGACCCgcatgagatcgggtgtcagcagatgatcatccgctgacacccgcaatctcatagggatcaatgtatgtccctttttcattcgtacacggatggatgaaaaagcggacatacggtccgcccgtgtgaaagagcccttatgtcTATAATTATTTCCTCAAAATCAGTCTGTCTATACAAGTGTGTGATTAAAAACAGTATATGATATGTTTCGTCTTGGTTTGCATACTCTGTTTttacttttatcattttttttcatacaggGATTTTTGTCCAGAGCTGCCGTAAACCCACCATCTCCTTGAGGGCTATCACAAGAGAAAGATCAACCATGACATACCTCCTGAAAGTTGGATTTGTTCTAGTGGTCTTTGTCCTGGCTTCCGCCTCATCAAAAGAAACAGTAAATGGAACCTGTGATAATAGTAAAGATGcaatatgtgagccaggtatcttGCTTCCAATCTGGAGGCCCCACAATCCATCAACAGGAGACAAAGTTGCTCGTGCTGTTGTTTATTTCGTAGCCATGCTTTACCTCTTCCTGGGAGTGTCCATCATTGCTGACCGATTCATGGCATCCATTGAAGTTATTACCTCTCAAGAGAAGGAGATTACTCTTACCAAGCCAAATGGGGAAACCAGTGTGGCCACTGTCCGTATATGGAATGAAACCGTTTCTAACTTAACGCTGATGGCCCTAGGTTCCTCTGCTCCAGAAATCCTTCTTTCTGTCATTGAAGTGTGTGGACACAATTTCCAGGCTGGAGAGCTAGGACCAGGAACAATTGTAGGTTCTGCTGCCTTTAATATGTTTGTCATTATAGCTATTTGTGTCTACGTCATACCCAATGGTGAATCACGAAAGATTAAGCACCCAAGAGTTTTTTTTGTCACTGCCACCTGGAGCATCTTTGCCTACATATGGCTGTATCTCATTCTTGCTGTGATTTCCCCAAACTGTGTTCAGGTCTGGGAGGGACTGGTCACCCTCTTATTTTTTCCAGCCTGTGTACTCTTTGCCTGGGTTGCAGACAAACGACTCCTCTTCTACAAATATGTTTACAAGAGGTACAGAGCAGATAAGAGAAGAGGTATCATTATCGAGACAGAGGGTGAGTTTCCCAAAAGCATTGAGATGGATGGAAAACTGGGGTCTGGGGCAGTGGTGGCACCAGAAATGAAGGACCCGATAGACGAAGACagtgcagctgctgctgctgctgaagcCAAGGAACTTGATGAAAGCCGCAAAGAGGTCATCCGCATTCTAAAAGAACTGAAGCAGAAGTACCCTGAGCGGGAGTTGGATCAGCTGGTTGAAATGGCCAATTACTATGCCTTGTTGCACCAACAGAAGAGCAGAGCATTCTACCGTATTCAAGCCACGCGTATGATGATTGGGGCAggcaacgtgctgaaaaaacatgCAGCTGATCATAGCAAAAAGCCAGCTAACCTACAGGAGGTGGCTTctgaagctggggaagaaaacacTAGCAAGATCTTCTTCCAGCCCTGCAATTACCAGTGTCTAGAGAACTGTGGCTTAGTTACGCTCAATATTGCCTGCCAAGGAGGAGATGGCACAAGCACTTTCTACGTGGACTACAAGACAGAGGATGGTTCAGCCAATGCTGGTTCAGACTACGAATATAGTGAAGGAACACTGATTTTTAAACCTGGTGAGacccaaaaagaaataaaagttgGTATAAT is from Rana temporaria chromosome 9, aRanTem1.1, whole genome shotgun sequence and encodes:
- the SLC8A2 gene encoding sodium/calcium exchanger 2; protein product: MTYLLKVGFVLVVFVLASASSKETVNGTCDNSKDAICEPGILLPIWRPHNPSTGDKVARAVVYFVAMLYLFLGVSIIADRFMASIEVITSQEKEITLTKPNGETSVATVRIWNETVSNLTLMALGSSAPEILLSVIEVCGHNFQAGELGPGTIVGSAAFNMFVIIAICVYVIPNGESRKIKHPRVFFVTATWSIFAYIWLYLILAVISPNCVQVWEGLVTLLFFPACVLFAWVADKRLLFYKYVYKRYRADKRRGIIIETEGEFPKSIEMDGKLGSGAVVAPEMKDPIDEDSAAAAAAEAKELDESRKEVIRILKELKQKYPERELDQLVEMANYYALLHQQKSRAFYRIQATRMMIGAGNVLKKHAADHSKKPANLQEVASEAGEENTSKIFFQPCNYQCLENCGLVTLNIACQGGDGTSTFYVDYKTEDGSANAGSDYEYSEGTLIFKPGETQKEIKVGIIDDDIFEEDEHFFVRLMNLRVGDAEGMFEPDGEGRPKARLVSPLIATVTILDDDHAGIFTFEEKLVRVSESVGVLEVRVLRNSGARGTVIIPYRTVEGTARGGGIDFEDAYGELEFQNDETVKILEVKIVDDEEYEKQENFFVVLEEPRWMKRGISALLLNEDDDDKKLSTEEEEARRIAEMGKPILGEHSKMEIIIEESYEFKSTVDKLIKKTNLALVIGTHSWREQFMEAITVSAGDEEEDDDGREEKLPSCFDYVMHFLTVFWKVLFAFVPPTEYWNGWACFFVCIIIVGMLTAVIGDLASHFGCTVGLKDSVTAVVFVALGTSIPDTFASKVAAQQDQYADACIGNVTGSNAVNVFLGIGVAWSVAAIYWAIQGKDFIVDAGNLAFSVTLFTIFAFISIGVLLYRRRPSIGGELGGTRLSKTLTAMLFIGLWFLYILFSSLEAYCHIKGF